A portion of the Drosophila sechellia strain sech25 chromosome 2R, ASM438219v1, whole genome shotgun sequence genome contains these proteins:
- the LOC6607886 gene encoding putative homeodomain transcription factor yields MKLDEIVAWYQKRIGTYDKQEWEKTVEQRILDGFNNVNLKNTKLKTELIDVDLVRGSTFPKAKPKQSLLTVIRLAILRYVLLPLYAQWWVKQTTPNAFGFILVLYLTQLTNWAIYVLHSSRIVPLVYEKPPNGTLLEAEADRDVSDKDADKESEEHAALLSALLIPCALSLLISLIHSQIVATNTASGISGGSSKNKLRRISASCLSDKAATRENRVRRRKKFVRVRQVEADLSQASSNISLPRRTATSAIEVLPRPVTPLPSPSVTCATVPDPTTPTTPSPSVIKRSSNEETYLTTTAISPLSQPLAATDACYDLSRKAGGAAPESPKKRNVNWHTPIQIYATYELGEEPCSSRKVAAESAVAVGESVCSVKPAYQTRRNIGEDDGFESLNGKSSSGEDNNHSPLPNAVAVAAPPVPVQTNQLRLRLNTANAVAVSASPTEKKSRGNESSTSCAESDECDDADIMSSPASGCNQECTTSATDWLGVTTNSEDCSYTSDLDHSDGGLKHTACSDEDPGELDITPTTILNPHSSLDRISCTIWDQRDAKKAQLSVLEIASCIIERVDSMGETNDYIYIGVVFSFMLTLIPIFCRLCEVTLGSDAEKASEISYFNMPQLLWEKSSASFFTLLGFAFGDTQWERTVLALGFVQRLCLTLILFIIFAVAERTFKQRFLYAKLFSHLTSSRRARKSNLPHFRLNKVRNIKTWLSVRSYLKKRGPQRSVDIIVSAAFIVTLLLLAFLSVEWLKDSVHLHTHLTLEALIWSITIGIFLLRFMTLGQKIQHKYRSVSVLITEQINLYLQIEQKPKKKDELMVSNSVLKLAADLLKELETPFKISGLSANPYLFTTIKVVILSALSGVLSEVLGFKLKLHKIKIK; encoded by the exons ATGAAATTGGATGAAATAGTTGCATG GTACCAGAAGAGAATCGGCACCTATGACAAGCAAGAATGGGAAAAGACCGTCGAGCAGAGGATCTTGGACGGCTTTAATAATGTCAATTTAAAAAACACTAAGCTGAAGACGGAGCTAATCGATGTGGACTTGGTGCGAG GTTCCACGTTCCCTAAGGCCAAGCCCAAGCAGTCGCTACTCACCGTGATACGTCTGGCCATTCTGCGCTATGTCCTGCTGCCCCTCTATGCCCAGTGGTGGGTCAAGCAGACCACGCCAAACGCCTTCGGCTTCATCCTTGTCCTCTACCTCACACAGTTAACCAACTGGGCTATTTACGTGCTTCACAGCAGTCGCATAGTGCCCCTTGTCTATGAAAAGCCGCCAAATGGAACCCTGCTTGAGGCAGAGGCAGATAGAGATGTCTCCGATAAGGATGCAGATAAGGAGTCCGAGGAACATGCCGCCCTCCTCAGCGCCCTGCTTATTCCGTGTGCCCTAAGCCTGCTGATCAGTCTAATCCACTCACAGATTGTAGCCACTAACACCGCCTCGGGCATCTCTGGCGGGAGTAGCAAGAACAAGCTGCGTCGAATATCGGCAAGCTGCTTAAGTGACAAAGCCGCGACCAGGGAGAACCGGGTGCGACGCCGCAAGAAGTTTGTGCG aGTTCGACAAGTGGAGGCTGACTTGTCCCAGGCCAGCAGTAACATTTCACTTCCAAGAAGAACCGCAACGAGCGCCATCGAAGTGCTTCCCAGACCGGTCACGCCCTTGCCTTCACCAAGCGTTACCTGTGCCACGGTGCCAGACCCCACCACGCCTACTACACCTTCGCCCTCTGTTATAAAGCGGAGCAGCAACGAGGAGACCTATTTGACAACGACTGCAATCAGCCCACTATCGCAACCGCTGGCAGCCACAGACGCATGCTACGATCTCAGCAGAAAGGCAGGGGGAGCTGCTCCCGAAAGCCCCAAAAAGCGCAACGTCAACTGGCACACGCCTATACAGATCTACGCAACCTACGAGCTGGGCGAAGAGCCTTGCTCGAGCAGAAAAGTTGCAGCAGAAAGTGCCGTGGCGGTCGGAGAAAGTGTGTGTTCCGTCAAGCCAGCCTACCAGACGCGCCGAAACATCGGGGAGGACGATGGCTTCGAGAGTCTGAATGGAAAGAGCTCTAGTGGAGAGGACAACAACCATTCGCCTTTGCCAAACGCGGTGGCTGTTGCGGCTCCACCAGTTCCTGTTCAGACCAATCAGTTGCGTCTGCGATTAAACACAGCAAACGCCGTGGCTGTTAGTGCTTCTCCAACCGAGAAGAAGTCGCGCGGCAATGAATCCTCAACGAGTTGCGCCGAATCGGATGAGTGCGATGATGCCGACATTATGTCCAGTCCTGCCTCGGGCTGTAACCAAGAGTGCACAACTTCTGCAACCGACTGGCTGGGGGTGACGACAAATAGCGAAGACTGCAGTTACACCTCTGATCTGGATCACTCTGACGGGGGCTTGAAGCACACGGCCTGTAGCGACGAAGATCCTGGAGAGCTGGATATCACCCCTACCACTATACTAAATCCACATAGCAGCCTGGACCGTA TTAGCTGCACCATTTGGGATCAGCGAGATGCCAAAAAGGCGCAGCTATCCGTGCTGGAGATAGCGTCTTGCATAATCGAACGCGTGGACTCAATGGGCGAGACCAACGACTACATCTACATAGGCGTGGTCTTCTCATTCATGCTCACATTGATTCCCATCTTCTGCCGTCTCTGCGAG GTCACACTCGGGAGCGATGCAGAGAAGGCCAGTGAGATTAGCTACTTCAACATGCCACAGCTGCTGTGGGAGAAGTCATCGGCATCGTTCTTCACCCTTCTGGGCTTTGCATTCGGCGACACCCAGTGGGAGCGCACGGTATTGGCTCTGGGCTTTGTCCAACGCCTTTGCCTGACCCTCATACTGTTCATTATATTCGCCGTTGCAGAGCGCACCTTCAAGCAACGCTTTCTTTACGCCAAACTCTTCTCCCACCTCACTTCGTCACGTAGGGCTCGAAAGTCAAATCTCCCTCACTTCCGTTTGAACAAGGTGCGTAACATCAAGACCTGGCTGAGCGTGAGGTCGTATTTGAAG AAACGCGGACCCCAGCGATCGGTGGATATCATCGTTTCCGCCGCATTCATAGTAACCCTCCTGTTGCTGGCCTTCCTCAGCGTCGAGTGGCTGAAGGATTCGGTTCATCTGCACACACACCTTACCTTGGAGGCCCTAATCTGGTCCATAACGATCGGAATCTTTCTGCTGCGCTTCATGACCCTAGGTCAGAAGATACAGCACAAGTACCGCAGTGTGTCGGTGCTGATTACGGAGCAAATTAACTTGTATCTGCAGATCGAGCAGAAGCCGAAGAAAAAGGACGAACTGATGGTGTCGAACAGCGTGCTCAAGCTGGCCGCCGATCTGCTAAAGGAACTCGAAACGCCATTCAAGATCTCTGGCCTCAGTGCCAATCCATATCTATTCACAACCATCAAGGTGGTCATCCTGTCGGCCCTATCGGGCGTGCTtagcgaagttttgggcttcaAGCTGAAGTTgcataaaatcaaaatcaagtAA